In Rahnella variigena, one DNA window encodes the following:
- the kduI gene encoding 5-dehydro-4-deoxy-D-glucuronate isomerase translates to MQVRQSIHSDHAKTLDTAELRREFLIEKIFEKNAYTMTYSHIDRIIVGGVMPAEKTVSVGDEVGKQLGVSYFLERRELGVINIGGPGLIVVDGTTYEIGHEEALYVGKGAKLVEFSSVNATTPAKFYYNSAPAHTTFPNKKITLAEASPQTIGDAATSNRRTINKFIVPDVLETCQLTMGLTKLEEGSLWNTMPCHTHERRMEVYFYFNMEAETAVFHMMGQPQETRHLLVHNEQAVISPSWSIHAGVGTKNYTFIWGMVGENQVFDDMDHVKVSELR, encoded by the coding sequence ATGCAAGTTCGTCAAAGCATTCACAGCGACCACGCAAAAACGCTTGATACCGCTGAATTACGCCGCGAATTTCTCATCGAGAAAATCTTTGAAAAAAATGCCTACACCATGACCTACAGCCATATTGACCGCATCATTGTCGGCGGCGTCATGCCTGCTGAAAAAACGGTATCCGTGGGCGATGAAGTCGGCAAACAACTTGGCGTGAGCTATTTCCTCGAACGTCGCGAACTGGGCGTGATCAACATTGGCGGGCCTGGCCTTATTGTGGTTGATGGCACGACGTATGAAATTGGTCATGAAGAAGCGCTGTATGTCGGCAAGGGAGCAAAACTTGTTGAATTCAGTAGCGTTAATGCGACTACACCTGCCAAGTTTTACTATAACAGCGCCCCTGCACATACCACTTTTCCAAACAAAAAGATCACGCTGGCGGAGGCCTCACCACAAACTATCGGCGACGCAGCGACCAGCAACCGCCGCACTATCAACAAATTTATCGTGCCGGACGTACTGGAAACCTGCCAGCTGACCATGGGACTGACCAAGCTTGAAGAAGGTAGCCTGTGGAATACCATGCCTTGCCACACCCACGAGCGCCGCATGGAAGTCTATTTCTACTTCAACATGGAAGCGGAAACTGCGGTATTCCACATGATGGGGCAGCCGCAGGAAACCCGTCATTTATTAGTGCATAACGAGCAGGCGGTGATTTCCCCAAGCTGGTCGATTCATGCGGGCGTAGGGACCAAAAATTACACCTTCATCTGGGGTATGGTGGGAGAAAATCA
- the hxpB gene encoding hexitol phosphatase HxpB: MAYVRPVNAAIFDMDGLLIDSELLWVQAELDVFSSLGVDISQRHLLPDTLGLRIDQVVRMWYQVLPWQGPGQEEVASMVIARTIELVEQTRPLLPGVNHALELCRDQGLKIGLASASPLFMLDTVLEMFNLQSYFQVRVSAEKLPYSKPHPEVYLLAAGELAVDPLNCVTLEDSFNGMIATKAARMRSIVVPDHEYSADPRWALADVKLSSLEELRVAHIS; this comes from the coding sequence ATGGCTTATGTCCGCCCTGTTAATGCAGCAATTTTCGATATGGATGGTCTGTTAATTGATTCTGAACTGTTGTGGGTTCAGGCAGAACTGGACGTTTTCAGCAGCCTTGGCGTCGATATTTCTCAGCGACATTTGCTGCCCGACACGCTTGGGTTGCGTATCGATCAGGTTGTCAGAATGTGGTATCAGGTTTTGCCGTGGCAGGGACCGGGTCAGGAGGAAGTCGCTTCGATGGTCATTGCCCGTACCATTGAACTGGTAGAACAAACCCGGCCATTGTTACCTGGCGTTAATCACGCGCTGGAATTGTGCCGTGATCAGGGGCTGAAAATTGGCCTGGCCTCAGCGTCACCTTTATTCATGCTTGATACCGTGCTGGAAATGTTCAATCTGCAATCCTATTTCCAGGTTCGCGTATCTGCCGAGAAACTGCCTTACAGCAAACCCCATCCCGAAGTTTACCTGCTGGCTGCCGGCGAGTTAGCGGTCGACCCGCTGAACTGCGTCACGCTGGAAGACTCCTTTAATGGCATGATCGCTACCAAAGCCGCGCGTATGCGTTCGATTGTTGTGCCAGACCATGAATACAGCGCGGATCCCCGCTGGGCGCTGGCGGATGTCAAACTCTCTTCGCTTGAAGAATTACGTGTGGCACACATCAGTTAA
- a CDS encoding YniB family protein, with product MTYQQAGRVAVFKRIAGWIIFIPALLSTLISLLTFINEHTKTEQGINAVMLDFVHVMVDMIKFNTSFLNVFWYNSPVPSLGQGVTSANIMFFIIYWLIFVGLALQASGARMSRQVKHVREGIQDQLILEQAKGAEGRTRPQIEERIVIPRHTILVQYFPLYILPIIIAVIGYFILKLLGLIAG from the coding sequence ATGACGTACCAACAGGCCGGACGTGTGGCAGTGTTTAAACGGATTGCAGGATGGATTATTTTTATCCCTGCGCTGCTTTCGACGCTGATCTCATTGCTAACCTTTATCAATGAGCATACTAAAACTGAGCAGGGCATCAACGCCGTTATGCTGGACTTTGTCCACGTTATGGTTGATATGATTAAGTTTAACACTTCATTTTTGAACGTTTTTTGGTACAACTCGCCGGTGCCGTCACTCGGACAGGGCGTGACAAGTGCGAATATCATGTTCTTCATCATCTACTGGCTAATCTTTGTGGGGCTGGCACTTCAGGCATCCGGCGCAAGAATGTCCCGTCAGGTGAAACATGTTCGCGAGGGGATCCAGGATCAGCTTATCCTTGAGCAGGCGAAGGGCGCAGAAGGGCGGACTCGTCCTCAGATTGAAGAACGCATTGTGATACCCCGGCACACCATTTTGGTGCAGTATTTTCCGTTGTATATTTTGCCGATCATTATTGCAGTTATCGGATATTTCATTTTGAAATTATTAGGGTTAATTGCCGGATAG
- a CDS encoding fructosamine kinase family protein — translation MWQAVNRLLSEHLGSAEIRERVELPGGEIHPAWRLSYGDRDVFVKCNAREMLPIFAAEADQLALLARSQTVRVPEVYGVGSDRDYSFLLLEYIPQKPLDAHNAYVLGQQLAALHQWSEQLQFGLDFDNELATLPQPNSWQRRWATFFAEQRIGWQLQLAAEKGMTFGNIEDITALVHARLQNHQPQPSLLHGDLWPHNCGLSDNGPVIFDPACYWGDRECDLAMLPLYPNVPPQLYDGYQSKTPLPDGFISRQPLYQLYYLLNRSNLFGGQHLVVAQRAVERLLHDDIN, via the coding sequence ATGTGGCAAGCCGTCAATCGTTTGTTGAGTGAACACCTTGGCAGTGCTGAAATCCGCGAACGTGTTGAACTGCCGGGAGGTGAAATCCATCCGGCCTGGCGGCTGAGCTATGGCGACAGGGATGTATTTGTGAAATGCAATGCGCGCGAGATGTTGCCTATTTTTGCCGCAGAAGCCGATCAACTCGCCCTGCTTGCGCGTAGTCAGACCGTCCGGGTGCCGGAAGTTTACGGAGTGGGCAGTGACCGTGATTACAGCTTTCTTCTGCTTGAATACATTCCGCAAAAACCGCTGGATGCGCATAATGCGTATGTTTTAGGGCAACAACTTGCCGCTTTGCACCAATGGAGTGAACAGCTGCAATTTGGTCTTGATTTCGATAATGAACTCGCGACACTCCCGCAACCTAATAGCTGGCAACGGCGTTGGGCCACGTTTTTTGCTGAGCAGCGGATTGGCTGGCAGTTACAACTGGCGGCAGAGAAAGGCATGACATTCGGTAATATTGAAGATATCACCGCATTAGTACATGCGCGTTTACAGAATCATCAGCCGCAGCCGTCTCTATTACATGGCGATTTATGGCCGCATAACTGCGGGTTATCTGATAATGGTCCCGTTATTTTCGACCCAGCTTGTTACTGGGGCGACAGAGAATGTGATCTGGCCATGTTGCCGTTGTATCCCAATGTTCCACCTCAGTTATATGATGGCTATCAGAGTAAAACGCCTTTACCGGACGGCTTCATTTCAAGGCAGCCTCTCTACCAGTTATATTATTTACTTAACCGCAGTAATTTATTCGGCGGTCAACATCTGGTGGTGGCTCAACGTGCGGTAGAGAGATTGCTACACGATGACATCAATTAA
- a CDS encoding transglycosylase SLT domain-containing protein, whose product MKPNILYLMAALLLAGCAKETPVQTTRFLNPSPLPQRDASLMHPGPYGDVIHQAANTYGVDETLVKAIIQVESGYNPTVVSKSNAIGLMQLKASTAGRDAYRMKGRYGQPTPRDLKDPAVNIDLGTAYLSILQQQLSGINNPETRRYATTLAYVNGAGALLRTFAKDKTYAIAKINLMTPAEFSQHVQKNHPAPQAPRYLWKVNNAYLAMR is encoded by the coding sequence GTGAAACCAAACATTCTTTATTTGATGGCCGCGCTATTACTGGCGGGTTGCGCTAAAGAAACACCGGTTCAAACTACGCGTTTTTTGAATCCATCACCGCTACCTCAGCGCGATGCTTCATTAATGCACCCGGGGCCTTATGGTGATGTTATTCACCAGGCGGCAAATACTTACGGCGTCGACGAAACACTTGTTAAAGCTATCATTCAGGTCGAATCTGGATATAACCCAACCGTTGTCAGCAAATCGAATGCGATTGGGTTAATGCAGCTAAAGGCCTCAACGGCAGGACGCGATGCCTACCGGATGAAAGGACGTTACGGTCAGCCTACGCCACGTGATTTGAAAGATCCGGCGGTGAACATTGATCTGGGAACGGCGTATCTGAGTATCCTGCAGCAACAGCTGTCGGGCATTAACAACCCTGAAACCCGTCGTTATGCGACCACATTAGCCTATGTGAACGGGGCAGGGGCATTGCTAAGAACGTTTGCGAAAGATAAAACCTACGCCATTGCGAAGATTAATCTGATGACGCCTGCTGAATTTTCCCAGCATGTGCAGAAAAACCATCCGGCACCTCAGGCGCCGCGTTATTTGTGGAAGGTGAACAACGCTTATCTTGCCATGCGATAA
- a CDS encoding MarC family NAAT transporter: MSEVRLLFEAIGLGLVVLLPLANPLTTVALLLGLSGKMTTQERNQQSLMASVYVFIIMMVAYYAGQLVMNTFGISIPGLRIAGGLIVTFIGFRMLFPQPHVEERVLIENKTEEMRKQESPNIAFVPLAMPSTAGPGTIAMIISSASTVRDSDFPHWVITVAPVIIFFLVGLILWLTLRSSGAIMRLVGKSGIEAISRLMGFLLVCMGVQFVINGILEIIKTLPPAA, from the coding sequence ATGTCTGAAGTCAGGCTGTTATTTGAAGCAATAGGTTTGGGCCTGGTGGTACTCCTTCCGCTGGCAAATCCCCTGACTACCGTGGCGCTGTTGCTCGGCCTTTCAGGGAAAATGACCACGCAGGAAAGAAACCAGCAATCGCTAATGGCCTCTGTATATGTCTTCATCATCATGATGGTGGCGTATTACGCAGGCCAGCTGGTTATGAACACGTTTGGGATTTCAATTCCCGGTCTAAGAATTGCAGGGGGTCTGATCGTCACTTTTATCGGTTTCAGAATGCTTTTCCCACAACCCCATGTGGAAGAAAGAGTATTAATTGAGAATAAAACCGAGGAAATGAGGAAACAGGAATCGCCAAATATCGCCTTCGTTCCGCTGGCGATGCCAAGCACGGCGGGCCCGGGTACGATTGCGATGATCATCAGCAGCGCGTCTACCGTACGGGATTCTGATTTCCCGCACTGGGTTATTACCGTTGCACCGGTGATTATTTTCTTTTTAGTCGGACTGATTTTATGGTTAACGCTGCGCAGTTCAGGTGCGATTATGCGCCTGGTCGGCAAGAGCGGGATTGAAGCGATTTCACGTCTGATGGGATTCTTACTGGTGTGTATGGGGGTTCAGTTTGTGATTAACGGGATCCTTGAAATCATCAAAACATTACCGCCAGCAGCCTGA
- the thrS gene encoding threonine--tRNA ligase: MPVITLPDGSQRVFDRPVSPLDVALDIGPGLAKACIAGRVNGELVDATDLIETDAQLAIITAKDEAGLEILRHSCAHLLGHAIKQLWPDTKMAIGPVIDNGFYYDVDLDRTLTQEDIELLEKRMHELAEKNYDVIKKKVSWQEARDTFASRGEEYKVAILDENISHDDRPGLYHHEEYVDMCRGPHVPNMRFCHHFKLQKTSGAYWRGNSDNKMLQRIYGTAWADKKQLNAYIQRLEEAGKRDHRKIGKQLDLYHMQEEAPGMVFWHNDGWTIFRELEAFVRMKLKSYDYQEVKGPFMMDRVLWEKTGHWENYKEAMFTTSSENREYCIKPMNCPGHVQIFNQGLKSYRDLPLRMAEFGSCHRNEPSGALHGLMRVRGFTQDDAHIFCTEEQVRDEVNSCIRMVYDMYSTFGFEKIVVKLSTRPEKRIGTDEMWTRAEDDLAAALTENDIPFEYQPGEGAFYGPKIEFTLHDCLDRAWQCGTVQLDFSLPGRLNASYIGESNDRQVPVMIHRAILGSMERFIGILTEEYAGFFPTWIAPVQVVIMNITDSQATYVEELTKKLQDAGIRVKADLRNEKIGFKIREHTLRRVPYMLVCGDKEVEAGKVAVRTRRGKDLGSMDVSEVVDKLLAEIRSRSLHQLEE; this comes from the coding sequence ATGCCTGTCATTACTCTTCCTGATGGAAGCCAGCGCGTTTTTGATCGCCCCGTTTCTCCTCTTGATGTTGCGCTTGATATCGGTCCGGGTCTGGCGAAAGCCTGTATCGCGGGTCGCGTTAACGGCGAACTGGTTGATGCAACTGATTTGATTGAAACCGATGCACAACTGGCGATCATCACCGCTAAAGACGAAGCCGGTCTTGAAATTTTGCGCCACTCTTGTGCGCACCTTTTGGGTCATGCCATCAAGCAATTGTGGCCAGACACTAAAATGGCTATCGGTCCGGTTATCGATAATGGCTTCTACTACGACGTCGATTTAGATCGCACGTTGACTCAGGAAGACATCGAACTGCTTGAAAAGCGCATGCACGAACTGGCTGAAAAGAATTACGACGTTATTAAAAAGAAAGTCAGCTGGCAGGAAGCGCGCGATACCTTTGCAAGCCGTGGCGAAGAATACAAAGTGGCCATTCTGGATGAAAACATCAGTCATGATGATCGTCCGGGCTTGTACCACCATGAAGAATACGTCGACATGTGCCGTGGTCCGCACGTACCGAACATGCGTTTCTGCCATCATTTCAAACTGCAGAAAACATCCGGTGCTTACTGGCGTGGTAACAGCGACAACAAGATGCTGCAACGTATCTACGGCACCGCATGGGCAGATAAAAAGCAACTCAATGCCTATATTCAGCGTCTGGAAGAAGCCGGTAAACGAGACCACCGTAAAATTGGTAAGCAACTCGACCTGTATCACATGCAGGAAGAAGCGCCAGGTATGGTGTTCTGGCACAACGATGGCTGGACTATTTTCCGTGAGCTGGAAGCCTTCGTGCGCATGAAACTGAAGTCATACGACTATCAGGAAGTGAAAGGTCCGTTCATGATGGACCGCGTGCTGTGGGAAAAAACAGGTCACTGGGAAAACTACAAAGAAGCAATGTTCACTACTTCTTCTGAAAACCGTGAATACTGCATCAAACCTATGAACTGCCCGGGTCACGTTCAGATCTTTAACCAGGGTCTGAAATCCTACCGCGATCTGCCGCTGCGTATGGCGGAGTTCGGCAGCTGCCATCGTAATGAGCCGTCAGGTGCATTGCATGGTCTGATGCGCGTTCGTGGCTTCACTCAGGACGATGCCCACATCTTCTGTACTGAAGAGCAGGTACGTGATGAAGTGAACAGCTGTATCCGTATGGTTTACGACATGTACAGCACTTTTGGCTTCGAAAAGATTGTGGTGAAATTGTCCACTCGTCCTGAGAAGCGCATTGGTACTGACGAAATGTGGACTCGTGCTGAGGATGATCTGGCAGCCGCGCTGACTGAAAACGACATTCCGTTCGAATATCAGCCTGGTGAAGGGGCGTTCTACGGTCCGAAAATTGAATTTACCTTGCACGATTGTTTGGATCGTGCGTGGCAGTGTGGTACCGTGCAGCTCGACTTTTCATTACCTGGTCGCTTGAACGCCTCTTATATTGGCGAAAGCAACGACCGTCAGGTCCCGGTAATGATTCACCGTGCTATCCTGGGTTCAATGGAGCGTTTCATCGGTATTCTGACTGAAGAATACGCTGGCTTCTTCCCAACATGGATAGCTCCGGTCCAGGTAGTGATCATGAATATCACTGATTCACAAGCTACCTATGTCGAAGAATTAACTAAAAAACTGCAAGATGCAGGCATTCGCGTTAAAGCCGACTTGAGAAATGAGAAGATTGGCTTTAAAATTCGCGAACACACGCTACGCCGTGTTCCTTACATGTTAGTTTGTGGCGATAAAGAGGTCGAAGCAGGCAAAGTTGCTGTTCGTACCCGCCGCGGCAAAGACTTAGGAAGCATGGATGTTAGCGAAGTCGTTGACAAACTGCTGGCGGAAATCCGCAGCAGAAGTCTTCATCAACTGGAGGAATAA
- the infC gene encoding translation initiation factor IF-3: MKGGKRVQPARPNRINKEIRAQEVRLTGVDGEQIGIVSLNEALEKAEEAGVDLVEISPNAEPPVCRIMDYGKFLYEKSKSTKEQKKKQKVIQVKEIKFRPGTDDGDYQVKLRNLIRFLEDGDKAKITLRFRGREMAHQQIGMEVLNRVRKDLCEDSELAVVESFPTKIEGRQMIMVLAPKKKQ; encoded by the coding sequence ATTAAAGGCGGAAAACGAGTTCAACCGGCGCGTCCTAATCGCATTAACAAAGAGATTCGCGCGCAAGAAGTTCGCCTCACAGGCGTCGATGGCGAGCAGATTGGTATTGTCAGTCTGAATGAAGCTCTTGAAAAAGCTGAGGAAGCGGGCGTCGATTTAGTAGAAATCAGTCCGAATGCCGAGCCGCCAGTTTGTCGAATCATGGATTACGGCAAATTCCTCTACGAGAAGAGCAAGTCGACTAAAGAGCAGAAAAAGAAACAAAAAGTTATTCAGGTTAAGGAAATCAAATTCCGACCTGGTACCGATGATGGCGACTATCAGGTCAAACTACGCAACCTGATTCGCTTTCTGGAAGATGGCGATAAAGCCAAAATCACCCTGCGTTTCCGTGGGCGTGAAATGGCGCACCAACAGATCGGTATGGAAGTGCTTAACCGCGTCCGTAAAGACCTGTGTGAAGATTCTGAACTGGCCGTTGTCGAATCCTTCCCTACGAAGATCGAAGGTCGTCAGATGATCATGGTGCTCGCACCTAAGAAGAAACAGTAA
- the rpmI gene encoding 50S ribosomal protein L35, whose protein sequence is MPKIKTVRGAAKRFKKTANGGFKRKHANLRHILTKKATKRKRHLRPKGLVSKNDLGLVSACLPYA, encoded by the coding sequence ATGCCAAAGATCAAAACAGTACGCGGCGCCGCTAAACGCTTCAAAAAAACCGCCAACGGTGGTTTTAAGCGTAAGCACGCAAACCTGCGTCATATTCTGACCAAAAAAGCTACTAAGCGTAAACGTCACTTGCGTCCAAAAGGCCTGGTATCCAAGAACGATTTGGGTCTGGTCTCTGCATGTCTGCCGTACGCATAA
- the rplT gene encoding 50S ribosomal protein L20, with translation MARVKRGVIARARHKKILKQAKGYYGARSRVYRVAFQAVIKAGQYAYRDRRQKKRQFRQLWIARINAAARQNDMSYSKFINGLKKASIEIDRKILADIAVFDKVVFAALVEKAKAALA, from the coding sequence ATGGCTCGCGTAAAACGTGGTGTGATTGCACGTGCACGTCACAAGAAAATCTTAAAACAGGCGAAAGGTTACTACGGTGCCCGTTCTCGCGTATATCGTGTTGCATTCCAGGCTGTTATCAAAGCTGGTCAATACGCCTACCGTGACCGTCGTCAAAAGAAACGTCAGTTCCGTCAGCTGTGGATCGCGCGTATCAACGCAGCAGCTCGTCAGAACGACATGTCTTACAGCAAATTCATTAACGGCTTGAAAAAAGCTTCTATTGAAATTGACCGTAAGATCTTGGCTGACATCGCAGTCTTCGACAAAGTGGTATTTGCCGCTCTGGTTGAGAAAGCGAAAGCAGCACTGGCGTAA
- the pheM gene encoding pheST operon leader peptide PheM: MNPAIFRFFFYFSA; encoded by the coding sequence ATGAATCCTGCTATTTTCCGTTTCTTTTTTTACTTTAGCGCCTGA
- the pheS gene encoding phenylalanine--tRNA ligase subunit alpha, whose translation MPHLAELVANAKAAVESAQDIAALDNVRVEYLGKKGHLTLQMTTLRELPAEERPAAGAVINEAKAQVQEALNARKNTLESAELNARLAEETIDVSLPGRRIENGGLHPVTRTIDRIETFFGELGFTVETGPEIEDDYHNFDALNIPGHHPARADHDTFWFDAKRLLRTQTSGVQIRTMKDQQPPIRIIAPGRVYRNDYDQTHTPMFHQMEGLIVDKDISFSNLKGTLHDFLNNFFEADLQIRFRPSYFPFTEPSAEVDVMGKNGKWLEVLGCGMVHPNVLRNVGIDPEVYSGFAFGMGMERLTMLRYGVTDLRAFFENDLRFLKQFK comes from the coding sequence ATGCCACATCTCGCAGAGCTGGTTGCCAATGCCAAGGCAGCCGTAGAGAGTGCTCAGGACATCGCCGCGCTGGATAACGTGCGTGTCGAATATCTGGGTAAGAAAGGCCACCTGACACTCCAGATGACAACACTCCGTGAATTACCTGCGGAAGAACGCCCGGCAGCGGGTGCGGTCATCAATGAAGCGAAAGCGCAGGTTCAGGAAGCCCTGAACGCGCGTAAAAATACGCTGGAGTCTGCTGAATTGAATGCGCGTCTGGCTGAAGAAACGATTGACGTTTCCCTGCCTGGTCGCCGCATCGAAAACGGTGGTCTGCACCCGGTGACCCGTACTATCGACCGCATTGAAACCTTCTTCGGTGAATTAGGCTTTACCGTGGAAACCGGCCCTGAAATCGAAGATGACTATCATAACTTCGATGCACTGAATATTCCGGGACACCATCCGGCACGTGCTGATCACGATACATTCTGGTTTGATGCCAAGCGTTTGCTGCGCACACAGACTTCCGGTGTTCAGATCCGGACGATGAAAGATCAGCAGCCGCCGATTCGTATCATCGCGCCGGGCCGCGTTTATCGTAACGATTACGACCAGACTCACACCCCGATGTTCCATCAGATGGAAGGCCTGATTGTTGATAAAGACATCAGCTTCTCCAACCTGAAAGGCACGCTGCACGATTTCCTGAACAACTTCTTTGAAGCTGATTTGCAGATTCGTTTCCGTCCTTCCTATTTCCCGTTCACAGAACCTTCTGCGGAAGTGGATGTAATGGGTAAAAATGGCAAGTGGCTGGAAGTACTGGGTTGCGGCATGGTGCATCCGAATGTTCTGCGCAACGTCGGCATTGACCCAGAAGTGTATTCCGGTTTTGCCTTCGGAATGGGAATGGAACGTCTGACTATGTTGCGCTATGGCGTGACTGACCTGCGTGCATTCTTCGAAAATGATCTGCGTTTCCTCAAACAGTTTAAGTAA